The following coding sequences lie in one Pan paniscus chromosome X, NHGRI_mPanPan1-v2.0_pri, whole genome shotgun sequence genomic window:
- the SERTM2 gene encoding serine-rich and transmembrane domain-containing 2, producing MMEAHFKYHGNLTGRAHFPTLATEVDTSSDKYSNLYMYVGLFLSLLAILLILLFTMLLRLKHVISPINSDSTESVPQFTDVEMQSRIPTP from the coding sequence ATGATGGAGGCGCATTTTAAATACCATGGAAATCTCACTGGGCGTGCCCATTTTCCCACTCTGGCAACAGAGGTTGATACCTCTTCAGACAAGTATTCCAACCTGTACATGTATGTGGGCTTATTCCTGAGCCTCCTGGCCATTCTCCTCATCCTGCTCTTCACAATGCTCCTTCGGCTCAAACATGTCATCTCGCCCATCAACTCTGACAGCACAGAAAGTGTTCCTCAGTTCACAGATGTAGAGATGCAGAGTCGAATCCCCACTCCCTAA